A single Brassica oleracea var. oleracea cultivar TO1000 unplaced genomic scaffold, BOL UnpScaffold00846, whole genome shotgun sequence DNA region contains:
- the LOC106320187 gene encoding uncharacterized protein LOC106320187, whose product MPFWLGQYNWQNGPQTPWMTYPTPAYNPRAITPQHSNNQQEAHYVDHRQPITDFASAFNTMTLQEPSQNWYMDSWASSHLASSSCMLHSVLNLNTGNAVVVGNSSSIPIKQTGSSFIPSPTRPLKLQNDLQTKKTILRSDSSGDLYPVPPSLKTSHQHSVFVAETLRAFAQNGINVRFSCPYTSQQNGKSERMIRTVNNAIRTLLFQAKMPPSYWPEALHAVVHVLNILPSSAIGAKTPHFLIYGKHPTSILETPQVQPTPTSTPTAPFVPSSQHKYDAKEVLKCHKARLVANGKTQEAGVDYDETFSPVVKPASIRTVLNVALSRGWQIKKLDIQNAFLHGTISETLYMHQPPGFVDIRPSTP is encoded by the exons ATGCCTTTTTGGCTTGGCCAATACAACTGGCAAAACGGACCTCAAACGCCTTGGATGACCTATCCGACTCCAGCGTACAACCCACGTGCGATCACTCCCCAACATTCCAACAATCAGCAGGAGGCTCACTACGTCGATCACAGACAGCCTATAACTGATTTTGCATCGGCCTTCAACACCATGACCCTCCAAGAGCCGTCACAAAACTGGTATATGGATTCATGGGCATCATCACACCTTGCATCTAGCTCATGTATGCTTCATTCTGTTCTTAATTTAAACACCGGAAATGCAGTGGTTGTAGGTAACAGTTCCTCTATACCCATTAAACAAACTGGTAGCTCGTTTATACCTTCTCCAACACGACCTCTGAAACTTCAAAAC GACCTGCAAACCAAGAAAACAATACTCCGCAGTGATTCTTCAGGCGATCTTTACCCTGTGCCACCTTCGCTCAAAACATCTCACCAACACTCTGTTTTCGTTGCTGAGACTCTTCG AGCATTCGCTCAAAATGGTATCAATGttcgtttctcatgtccttaCACCTCTCAACAAAACGGAAAATCTGAGAGGATGATTAGGACTGTGAATAATGCCATTAGAACTCTCTTGTTCCAAGCGAAAATGCCCCCTTCATACTGGCCTGAAGCTCTACACGCTGTTGTTCATGTCCTTAATATTCTTCCTTCTTCAGCCATTGGAGCTAAAACACCTCACTTCCTCATTTATGGCAAGCACCCTAC GTCAATACTTGAGACTCCTCAGGTGCAACCTACACCAACGAGCACTCCCACTGCTCCTTTTGTTCCTTCATCTCAA CATAAATATGATGCAAAGGAAGTCTTAAAATGTCACAAAGCTCGACTAGTGGCCAATGGGAAAACACAAGAAGCTGGTGTTGACTATGATGAAACATTTAGCCCAGTGGTGAAACCTGCTTCTATCCGGACAGTTCTTAATGTTGCTTTGAGTAGAGGATGGCAAATCAAGAAACTAGATATCCAGAATGCATTCCTCCATGGTACCATATCAGAAACTCTTTATATGCATCAACCCCCTGGTTTTGTTGACATTCGGCCTTCAACACCATGA
- the LOC106320190 gene encoding protein phosphatase 2C and cyclic nucleotide-binding/kinase domain-containing protein, whose amino-acid sequence MGCVYSKTCIGQICATKEDSIRQPPPKAASAAAGENPVFNPSSDAGDDDEIHEHSLSRDQEWGITRLSRVSAQFLPPDGSRIVKVPSCSYELRYSFLSQRGYYPDALDKANQDSFAIHTPFGSNSDDHFFGVFDGHGEFGAQCSQFVKRRLCENLLRHGRFRVDAAEACNAAFLSTNSQLHADFVDDSMSGTTAITVMVRGTTIYVANAGDSRAVLAEKRDGDLVAVDLSIDQTPFRDDELERVKLCGARVLTLDQIEGLKNPEVQCWGTEEDDDGDPPRLWVPNGMYPGTAFTRSIGDSIAETIGVVANPEIAVVELTPDNPFFVVASDGVFEFISSQTVVDMVAKHKDPRDACAAIVAESYRLWLQYETRTDDITIIVVHINGLKDDAPRQLTSTGTLLQPPIPQVVELTGSESPSTFGWNSKNQRVRHDLSRARIRAIESSLENGNAWVPPSPAHRKTWEEEAHIERVLRDHFLFRKLTDSQCQVLLDCMQRLELNPGDVVVKQGGEGDCFYVVGSGEFEVLATQDEKNGEVPRILQRYTADKQSSFGELALMHNKPLQASVRSVDHGTLWALKREDFRGILMSEFTNLPSLKLLRSVDLLSRLTILQLSHVAEFLSVASFSDGQTIVTKDEKLQGLHVIQKGLVRITFGAELLESQNVSSLASEITKEHDTETEVSIEKEEGSYFGEWALLGELKDSLSAVAVGEVVCVVLTKEKFESAVGPLTNLADDTHKSRQSSFDISKESAKVTDTTTLAKATLADLEWTTCLSSTDCSEVGLVHLKDKENLLSLKRFSKHKVKKLGKEAQVLKERNLMKNAIKPSAFVPEVLCTCSDQTYAAILLNTTLACPLSSLLHSPIDESSARFITASCVSALEDIHKNGILFRGSSPDLLMLDQSGYLQIVDFRFAKKLSEERTFTICGNADYLAPEIVQGKGHGFAADWWALGVLIYYMLEGEMPFGSWRQNELDTFQKIAKGQLTFPRALSSEAQDLITKLLEVDENLRFGSQGGPESIKKHPWFNGLNWGAISSRGVQVPQEIVLRIHHHLENDNALPLETLQSVDTTDDQDAQNWLEEW is encoded by the exons ATGGGTTGCGTCTACTCCAAAACTTGCATTGGTCAGATTTGCGCCACCAAAGAAGACAGCATCAGGCAACCTCCGCCTAAAGCTGCTTCGGCGGCGGCTGGGGAGAATCCGGTGTTCAATCCCTCTTCAGATGCGGGGGATGACGACGAGATTCACGAGCATAGCCTAAGCAGAGACCAGGAATGGGGAATCACGCGCCTTTCTAGGGTTTCCGCTCAGTTTCTACCACCTGACGGGTCTAGAATCGTAAAGGTTCCGTCTTGCAGCTACGAATTGAGATACTCGTTTCTCTCTCAGCGAGGGTATTACCCTGATGCTCTTGACAAGGCGAATCAAGACAGTTTCGCTATCCACACCCCCTTTGGGAGCAACTCGGACGATCACTTCTTCGGCGTGTTCGATGGTCACGGCGAGTTCGGCGCTCAGTGCTCGCAGTTCGTGAAGCGGAGACTCTGTGAGAATCTTCTAAGGCACGGGCGGTTTCGTGTAGACGCTGCTGAGGCTTGTAACGCGGCCTTCTTGAGCACGAACTCTCAGTTACATGCTGATTTCGTGGATGATAGTATGAGTGGGACAACGGCTATTACGGTTATGGTTAGAGGGACGACGATCTACGTGGCGAATGCTGGTGACTCCAGGGCGGTTTTAGCTGAGAAGAGGGACGGTGATCTTGTCGCTGTTgatttgtctattgaccagactCCTTTTAGAGATGATGAGCTTGAAAGGGTGAAGCTTTGTGGAGCTAGAGTTCTTACTCTTGATCAGATTGAAGGTTTGAAGAATCCTGAGGTTCAGTGTTGGGGCACTGAGGAGGACGATGATGGAGACCCTCCCAGGCTTTGGGTTCCCAATGGGATGTATCCAGGAACTGCGTTTACGAGGAGTATTGGGGATTCTATTGCCGAGACGATTGGGGTTGTTGCTAACCCTGAGATTGCTGTTGTTGAGCTCACCCCGGATAATCCTTTCTTTGTGGTGGCTAGTGATGGTGTCTTTGAGTTTATCTCTAGCCAAACTGTTGTTGACATG GTTGCAAAACATAAGGATCCTCGAGATGCTTGTGCTGCAATTGTTGCTGAATCATATAGGCTATGGCTACAGTATGAAACTCGTACAGATGATATAACCATCATTGTTGTGCATATTAATGGCCTAAAAGAT GATGCTCCTCGGCAGTTGACGAGTACAGGGACTCTGTTACAGCCTCCTATTCCACAAGTTGTGGAACTGACAGGTTCTGAATCTCCTTCCACCTTTGGATGGAACTCTAAAAACCAACGTGTGAGGCATGATCTATCTCGGGCTAGAATACGCGCTATTGAGAGTTCACTAGAGAATGGAAATGCTTGGGTTCCTCCATCTCCAGCCCATAGGAAAACCTGGGAAGAAGAA GCACACATTGAGCGGGTATTGCGTGACCATTTCCTCTTCAGGAAACTCACTGATTCTCAATGCCAGGTTTTGCTGGACTGCATGCAAAGGCTTGAACTTAATCCAGGGGATGTAGTTGTGAAACAG GGTGGTGAAGGAGACTGCTTCTACGTTGTAGGTAGTGGAGAATTTGAGGTCTTGGCAACTCAG GATGAAAAGAATGGTGAGGTGCCTAGGATCTTGCAGCGGTATACAGCTGATAAACAATCATCATTCGGTGAACTCGCCTTGAT GCACAACAAGCCGCTTCAGGCTTCTGTGCGTTCAGTGGATCATGGAACACTGTGGGCCTTAAAAAGAGAAGACTTTCGAGGAATTCTGATGTCTGAGTTTACAAACTTACCATCCTTGAAGCTTCTACGTTCTGTTGATCTTCTCTCCCGTCTTACGATTTTGCAACTAAGCCATGTTGCAGAGTTTCTGTCCGTAGCTTCCTTTTCAGATGGACAAACTATAGTTACAAAG GATGAAAAACTTCAGGGACTGCATGTTATCCAGAAGGGACTCGTGAGAATTACTTTTGGTGCAGAGTTATTGGAGAGTCAAAATGTTTCAAGCCTTGCATCTGAGATCACTAAAGAACATGATACCGAAACAGAAGTTTCCATAGAAAAGGAAGAAGGAAGTTACTTTGGTGAATGGGCTCTTCTGGGCGAACTCAAAGATTCCTTAAGTGCAGTTGCAGTTGGGGAAGTGGTCTGTGTggttttaacaaaagaaaaatttgagTCAGCGGTCGGCCCTTTGACCAATCTTGCAGATGACACTCACAA GTCGAGACAATCTTCGTTCGATATATCAAAAGAATCAGCAAAAGTTACTGATACCACAACTCTTGCTAAAGCCACTCTTGCAGACTTG GAATGGACAACATGCTTGAGTTCAACAGACTGCAGCGAGGTTGGGCTGGTGCatttaaaagacaaagaaaatttGCTCAGCTTGAAAAGGTTTTCAAAGCACAAGGTGAAGAAGCTAGGCAAAGAGGCACAAGTCTTGAAAGAGCGGAATCTGATGAAGAACGCAATAAAGCCCTCAGCTTTTGTTCCTGAGGTCTTGTGCACTTGTTCTGATCAAACATACGCAGCCATCTTACTGAACACTACTCTTGCTTGTCCTCTATCTTCATTGCTTCACTCTCCTATTGACGAGTCATCTGCCCGTTTCATTACCGCCTCATGTGTGTCTGCCTTGGAAGATATACACAAG AACGGCATTCTCTTTAGAGGTTCATCTCCTGATTTGCTGATGTTGGATCAATCTGGATACCTTCAg ATTGTAGACTTCAGATTCGCCAAGAAACTGTCTGAGGAAAGAACATTTACAATATGTGGAAATGCAGATTATTTAGCACCTGAAATTGTTCAAGGCAAAGGCCATGGTTTTGCAGCTGACTG GTGGGCACTTGGAGTTTTGATCTACTATATGCTAGAAGGGGAAATGCCATTTGGGTCATGGAGACAAAACGAGCTAGACACGTTTCAGAAAATTGCTAAAGGCCAACTAACTTTCCCTCGAGCTCTAAGTTCAGAAGCTCAAGATCTCATCACAAAG TTGCTTGAAGTTGATGAAAACCTGCGGTTCGGTAGCCAAGGAGGTCCTGAATCAATCAAGAAACATCCCTGGTTCAATGGACTCAACTGGGGAGCGATTAGTAGCCGCGGAGTTCAAGTTCCTCAAGAGATAGTCTTGCGCATTCATCACCATCTAGAGAATGATAACGCTCTTCCTCTAGAAACTTTACAATCAGTGGACACAACAGATGATCAAGATGCTCAAAACTGGCTTGAAGAATGGTAA